In Pyrus communis chromosome 11, drPyrComm1.1, whole genome shotgun sequence, the sequence tcggcacatttcattccagtaagagagaagtattctttgagccggttagcggaattgtttatctcaaaggttgtgaagcaccatggtgtccctgtaagtattgtctcggatcgtgatccacgattcacatcgaagttttgggtagcttttcaggaagctttgggtacgagactactttacagtacggcgtatcatccacagacggacggacagtctgagagaactattcagaccttggaagatatgctgcgagcatcggtgttacagttcagtgatgcttggcaccagcggttagatttgatggaatttgcttacaacaacagtttccattcgagcattggcatgacgccatttgaagctttgtatggtagatcttgtcgcactccgttatgttggtcagaggttggcgaaagagtcttggtaggtccggagattgtcgaggagactactcaaaatgttcaggtaattaggtctaacctgaaagcagctcaggacagacagaaaagtttagcagatcggcatgctacggacagaacgtatgaggtcggagattgggtatttttgaagctttcaccgtggagaggtgttgtgcggtttggaaagaaggggaagttgagtcccaggtatatcggaccgtacatagtcacagaaagagttggtgaggtagcttacaggttggagttgcctccggagttggctaaagtgcataacgtttttcacgtgtctatgctccgacattatgttgctgatccgttacatgtgatacctcctcaaccgttagagataaatccagatttaacgtatgacgaggaaccgttaacgatcttagattggaaagaaaaggttctgaggaacaagacggtgaatttggtgaaagtcttgtggaggaatcactcggttgaagaagtgacatgggagacagaaaataggatgagggatttgtatcctagattgttctttgaccgTTAGGGGTGTAAttagttattttgaatttcgggacgaaattctattaaggtgggtaggttgtaacatcccgtcccgaaactaacgaaacgtacgtgtgaatttacaattttacccccctAGTCGTTATTTTACGTgtatttttgtgttgtgtggtgttgtaggaccacacacacacccatacactttctttttcttctgggattccctccctcattccctcactctgtctttctctgtcttctctctctctctctctctccccgagttcctttcttcttcttcttctacacacggacacacacacaaacaaactcaatacttcaccaatcaagaaactaagactaccatcgtgttcgtgggactgagaggagtccagtggtgccattttcaggtaaggaaactaccattttcacgtcgatatcaccatggccgatttgaacactgttcatgcaaacctaaactagtgtgtttttggaatttctaagcttgtagatgtgtttgtgaggttccaaggagcctcggagtggttcgttgggtgaatttggacgttgggaaggctaggttcgaagttggccgaacttggatcgttgttgcaggtgagattccttaatttttaggccttaaaactagtctaacgttgttctactagttctaagcttcattttggtataaagatcatggaaattggttgagaaacgagtgagaaaacaaagtttgaatttttcccagttttccggcgccgtcgccggcgccggaggctcgccggagaagaaaggggaatattccgttaagtttaacggaatattcctaacggcagtggacggcgtcagttaagtttaacggaatattccgtcagtttaacggaatattcctgacggcgtcagttgatgccgtcagtgtgcagtgcacatggccgcgcgtggggggcgcgtaggtccgtgcctagaacggcgcgtgggggcgcgtgcgtggtccaaaattttttctaaaaatatgggcgtgatcctgaggttgtgtagagcacgttggtatattcatttgtccaatttgagcaatgtatgagaagttattacgagaagttgcttaggtgcttttaaattaatgttttcgtaactttgtcgcgtttaggtgattcgtattccgaggacgagcgtacacactcgaggcaggggggctacgacccttctaattatcagtgagtgggcttttgtttttcgtatatacctatatacatctaaattcccagaaatagaatagaaaaggttatttgttttatgccatgcatcatatgaatgttgtttacgcatcatcgcatgtattagtagtggcatacatatatataaatgtgtatttggtgctgtggacgcacaggtaagtgccaggtaagcggtattcatgttgttatgcaatagtaatttgagatgcttagagagctcataatctgcacccccggtgttagtgctcccgcccagagaggggcagagtccttcacgtgatgttcacccgcaccacacgctcgccttggatccaagtaggtgcatagccttgtcgtgcagaccacattaggtggttccgactcgtaggtgacccgcgattattcgcacagtcttcacgtgatcgtagcactagagcgtatatattacacccagttctgtcgtacagaccacgttaggtggttccgactcgtgtgcagattcagttattgagttgagattggagctctatatgcagccgtacaggtcacgttaggtgactcccggctgccagatgatatgttattgatgtgaattacgcttgagcatttacatttgattatgagattctgttgtggcatattctcaagcatgaatggcatattgtgagcatgaatggcatatcatggagcatgattgacatatttatacatacgtatatatgttcattttctgggaagtatacaggttttacggcgaggggttagaatgtattttgctaaagagttttcaaagaactttgtttttgcccactcacgcttttgtttttgcgcccctccaggttctagtggtctagcaagttcggtggtttatcccagagggcgtcccggcatttctgacagacattcaccattgtagggtcaccttcgggtgtaattatgtcgtatcttttccttttggactgttgtagatttgctctgaattgtgtctcacatacactagtactctgtatgctattaggtttttaattattagtacttttatattactatcttaatagcttccgcacgcgcacatggctacgtcaccttcgtgtgacggccatcacgccctgatctcggtcggggtgtgtcagttatGCTATCGATATATGACACATATGTCGTCATTATTAAAACCTTATTATTTCTACAACCAAATGTAAGGAGGATAATCCGTTGTTGCAAAGCTCCTCGATttgtgaaaacaaaacttatataAGTTGACGTGCGCCTTCGTtactcatatatttttttaaactcCTCTCCTTTGTATTCTTTGTTAATCATAATGAAAGGAATAGTGTGTTTGATAACCacttcgtttttagtttttagtttttaactttCCGTGTTTGAGATATGAAGAAAGTATTTCAGGGAAAATGTTGCATTGTATGTCTTATTATATATACCAAGCTTTCTGTGGTTAGAATCATATGGCAGTTTGTAAAATTTAAGAGACAATAATATGCACATGGAAGCGTTAAGTATATTTGCAAAAGCATTTGGTATTGGCTGTGAAACTTACTGATTAATAAATGTTTTTTGGTGctatcaataaaataaaaattaggtaCACCACTTATATATCCTAGCTGTCTATTTTAAACAGCGAAGGGAACCAAAAAAAGCTTTCCATTTGGACATTTTTCACaccaagaaattatttttcatgaaataGAGGGTCAATGGTTATAATTTGAGAATCATGGAGAAAACATGGGGCTGGTTACcatttctgttttttgtttttgattttgattttcatGTTTGAGATAAAAATTATTATGCAGGAAAAATGATGAGAGAGATGTAGAAGAAATATATAAGGAAAGACagaaaaggaaaactaaaaactaaattcTATTTTAAGTTGCTTTctttttcaagattttgttttgcttcgctcttatttattttgtttcctctCCCTTCTGCCTTCTTCATCCCTTTTTTCACCATATACTTTATTCATATCTCTAGCacgaaaaatgaaaaactaaaaattgaaaatgaaatgacTATCAAACAGGCCTACATGACCAACCTCTAACTCCTAAGTAATATaaccttttgttttttaattactGTAGTTTAGAGTGGTTAAACTAATCAACAAATCAAATATATTATTATGGCCCTCTGTTGGTTTGCTGAAACAAGATGTAATGCCAAATTTGTCACTGTCATCAGATGCCAGATGATTTATCCCCACTTTCTTTACTATTATTCCCTTGATGAATCATGTCACTCTCTGTGGGGCCATAAAATATAGGTCCTTCTAGCGATAGTGATAATAATCCTCAAATCCTGGAAATTTTGTATCTTGTTTGAGTTTCCTCTACTTATCTAAATTTCCAGTATAGATTTTGATCTCAGTGTTCTTTAATTCCAAATGAATCAAGCCTCCCCAAGTAGTATTCAAATTTACGACATGTTAGTTAACAGTCGACCGCTCTACCACTGAGCTACCGAAGAAGAAaaagtgaagagagagagagagagagagagagagagagagagagagagagagagagagagtccatTATCTGCTTAGAGGATTGCAATCTTGGAGGatatggtttttgtttttgaaatgcaTACTTTGAAGTATCTGAATTGACTCATTCAGTACTTTCCTTGTTAAATGTTAATTTATTGTTGAAGTTCATAACTTTTGAAGGTGGGTGTTTATTCTGTGGAGCCTAATGTAAAGTTGAAAGTATAGAAGGTTGTTGTCATAGGCTGCGCAACTCAGAAATCTGTGCAGCAGAATTATATGGTTTGAGTAGTGATTCTGGAGTTTTTGCTGTAGATTGATAAATGGAAGCAACGTCTTTGCACCCTTCGAACTATCCTTTCTATAACTTGGGATTTGTAAATACACATAGAACCCTTTATATGACGAGGTTGAATCCAGGTCAAGCTAAAACTCCATCCCCAGTTCTCTTGCACACAGATGAAACTGGCCCGTTTTCAGAGTTTAAGAAGGGTTATGGTTCAAGTACAGCTTTAAGAAACACTGCTCCCAGAAAATCATTTCCGGGTCTACCAAACACAGTTGGCATAATTGGAGGGCTATCTGTCGATTCTAGTGTTAAATTTATGAGAAAACTTGTCAATTGGAGTTCAAGAGATGGAGAAAGTTGCCCtccttttgttctttgttttgacCATGTTTCAAATAAGGAGCTTTTATCATTTGAGAAAAGTTCTTTTCCTTCTGTTAGCAGTAAAAATGAAGCTCCTGAATTCGATCCCACTCCAATTGTGGAGAATTTGCTGAGTAAGAGgatttttcttgaaaaatctGGAGCTTGTTGCATTGTAATGCCTTGTCACATATCACATTCTTGGCATGATGAAATTTCTAAGGGATGTTCTGTTCCTTTTCTTCATATTGGTGAGTGTGTTGTCAAGGAGCTCAAGGAAGCAAAGTTGAAGCCGCTTGAAGCCGGAAGTCGTTTGCGGATTGGAGTGCTTGCAAGCCATGCAACTTTGACATCAGGATTCTATCAGGAGAAACTGCGGAGTGAGGTAATTCCATTTTCCTGCTTCTGTTTTTGATTGTCTAGTCTTGGTAGCCATGTTTTAAACAGATTACAAGTTCCCCAGGACATTAAATGGCATTTATTTCGTGCCAGTTAAATGTTGTGATTGGCTCATATCTTGAACTGGCAACAATGAAGTAACCCGTGTGCTTTCGGTAGTGGATGATTTGTGACTTTGTGTGTTTGCTTTCGGTGGAAATATCACATGTTTGTGGACTGCATTGAAAGTGACAAGTGCTACAAAGGAAAAGCAAAAGTGGGTTTGCTTTTGACTTTGGGAGCATTTTGTTAGAAATGTGATGGCTTGGCCTTTATTTAATGCAAGGAAATGCTTGCATTAGGTATGCTTGCCGAGGAAGAGGCTTGCATCAggaaagcatccaaagagatggtgaaagcatttggctctaccatgggcacggctgagagaaatcaagagagctagagtgaaaggtttttggtgaaagaactcttggggtagagtgaggttcttgggaaaattctaTGAGTGGGTGTGCAAGGGATTGGGATTGGGTTATTGTTGTGATTTAAGTCATATATACTTGTACTgttattctcatagtgaagagtaATATGTCTCCggggacgtaggcaggtttttgccgaaccttgTAAATTTCTCagtgtctttatttcttttattttattcggTTCAACTGTGGTTCTATATCTTGGTGAGGTAATTTGAATCTTAACTGTTTCCACACTAACAAACAGGTCGAGGCACAACATTAAATATGAATTCCTTAACTATACTTGTAAACAAATTTATTGCTACGTCATGTTATAATATTTATTCATTCGCATTATAAATGCAGGGATTTGAGGTTGTTCTGCCGGATAAAGTGATAATGGAACACTTTGTAATCCCTGCTATTGAAGCCTTAAACAGAGAGGACATAGAGGGAGCGCAAAATCTCTTGAGGATCGCACTCAAGGTTCTTCTGGCGAGGGTTGTGAACTCTGTTATTCTTGCGTTCGATGATATGCGAGGTCTTCTTCACCTGGATCCTCTTCTTAAGAAATGCATTGACCCTATGAATGCCTTGGCTAGGTCAACCATAAGCTGGGCTCAGTCTGCTAAAAAGGGtacatgaaaaaataaaaaatgcaggTCCTCCTTACATCCCAGTTTGTGCTTGAATCTTAATATTAATGCAAAATCTTTGTCTGTCGATATAGTTTTGTTGCCTATGTGTCGTGATACTGctttttctattttgtagtCATTTTGCAAATTAGAAGTGCCTCATACGTTTGAATTTTTTGGCATCgctataaaattaaaaactttagAAATTAGTCTAGCATCTGTTTCAGCTTTTACACTTCTACAGTTCTACTTTGAGTCAACATATCCTTAATTCTATTTTCAAGTGGAGGGACACTTGGAAAAAACTTCTCtccacttatattatgataGGTGGTATACTGGGTAAAATTTCTCCACCCCAGCCCAACGTACCCCATCCTTCAGGGTCACAGCCGACCCCAAAGTTCAAGGTTGGCTCTATCCCTTGAACTTATAGCAGTGCCAACAGAATGAAACTACGAGCATGAAatgcatgaaagaaaaaaaaaaacaaaccaaatggaagaaagagagaataaaAGACACATTCAAATTGGTCCCCAACCATCCCTCCTCAGCCCAGAGATAGAGGGTCTGAAACAAGGAAGAAAAACATTTTGAGCAACTTCATCTTCCCAAACTTAGCCGTTCCACCTCTTTGTGTCTCCTTCGATGATGAAATTGCTTGCTTGAAATTTTGAAGGGTATCCAGATGTTCCATATGCGCTAGAGGTGATATGTCTTTAACCTTGAATGGTTCCTGTAACCATTGACAAGCCAATTCCTAACAATGTATCTCATGAATCATTCTTCTCTATTATTTTCATGGTGTTTCATGGTGAAGATggttcaaagaagaaaaaactgaagaagaaaaaggatcCTAATGCACCCAAAAGAGCGATGTCTGCTTTCATGTTCTTCTCAAATATGGAGAGAGATGtgagttttttaatttctattattGGTTCTAACTTTTGGTTCTAGTTATTATTGATGTTTTGAAGAAATTATTGACCTTATTTGTGTTGACTGCAGAATGTTAAGAGAGAGAACCCTGGAATTGCGTTTACTGATGTGGGAAGAGTGCTTGGCGAGAAGTGGAGAAAAATGTCTAGTATGTGTGATTCTACTATATTACATCTTGTGTGCTTCCACAACATGAGGAATTTCTGCGAAGTATAACTTTGTTAACATaatattttccatttttcaGCAGAGGAAAAGGAGCAATATGAAGCAAAGGCTCGTCAAGATAAAGAACGCTACAAGGATGAAATTAGTGGCTACAAGAACCCCTAACCCATGAACATAGATTCACAAGGAGTGCAGATTGGACGAATTTCTTGTTGAACTAGATGATGAATCTTCTTCGTCTCCACCAATGATGAATTTCCTGTTGAACCAGATGATCAATTCACAAGAAGACTGCAAATTCATGCACGCAAACGGACGCACACGTGTGAGAACCAAGAACAAACATAGCCAAAGGAGAATTTTCTAAGGTTATCTGCAATTGGAAATAAGGTTTTGACATAATTCACACCAGTCAAACTATTTTTTGCTAGTTTTAGTCGTGTGACATTGACACACCATATCTTGTAAACTGAAAACATGTCTTTACAATAGCAATGTGCATAAAATTCGGAAGATAACGGCTAAAATCCCTAGACAACAGAGATATGGAAAATCAAGAAAAACGGTACAAAATTTTGGTTTCATGCATCATTGTATCATCTATCTAATAGAGATGTGGCCCACATGTGTTAGTGGGTCTTacttctattagagagatggtacaaatagatggtaaatataacattactctttttttttttgtactttttttctttttttttatattttattttattttattttttttctgatgtgTTTGGAATGCAGGTTTTGCCatattgttttgattttctgaatttttttttatttttggaacaaccgatgttatctacactaaggccAACTCCAACCCATGGCCTAAAACCTATAATTTCCCTTCTATTCCCAACcacgccccccccccccccccccccccccccaaaaaaaaagaaaaaagaaaaaaaatccattcCAAGCCTAGTTCTAATTTGGAGTTagaacctaaaacctaaaaaaaagcCAGATTCTGGCCAAGATTTGAGTTTGGGTTAGTGGGCTGGCCCACATCTGCGCGTGGATGCaccagcaaaaagaaaaaaaattcattccaAGCCTAGTTCTAATTGGAAACAATTGGAAGTTTATTGGGCAGGACGAGCACCCAATGATCCCCGGGATTTAATGATGATAAAACAAAATTGCTTCCTTTGCCTTCAGTTCATAGAAGTATCACGATGCCCAGATCTCAAAGACATGACTTGGCTCATTTTTTCTCCAAATCTCAGCCATTTACGTGTAGATGCCTGCAATGATATTGAGAAAATAATCGATCTGGAAAGGCTGGGTGGAGTTGGAAATGTGGTACAAGAACTGAACCCTTTTGGAAAACTTACCGTTCTGAGTTTGAGCTCGCTTCCACGGCTGAATAGCATACATGATAGAGCCCTGCCCTTTCCGTACCTGAAAGAAATCAAGGTACTTGCATGTACAGCGCTGAGAAAGCTTCCACTCAACTCCACAAGTGCTGAGGGGAGCAATATTGTAATCAGAGGACATGAGTACTGGTGGTCTTTCTTAGAGTGGGAGGACGAAGATGCTCGAAAAGTTTTTCTTCCCTGCTTCCAAAACACGACAACTAAGTGAGGCAGCAGAGGGCCTTACGTAAGAACAAGGAGGATGATTCTGCTTGTATACAGGTGCATACCATAATATATTCAATATTGTGCTGTTGTTTGGATATTCAAAACCTCGAAATTCcatattctgtgattcttttcATTCAATCTACGCTCATATATATTCTAAGCTTTGCGTATATTGTTATTGTTGAACCTCACATTGGGTTCTAAGAAAATCATGCATTCTACTACTTTTATACAATTAACAGCAGACTCTTCAGTCACCATTGTTGGCCAAGTGACGTAGAATGCTTCTGTCCTCTTTTAAGTGGCAGCTTCTTCAGCGCTGGACATTCTTCTCCCAAGATTTCGGCATCTTGTACAAACTGAAGGCCAAGGAAGCACACGTGATTTGTCACCATTGACATCCGAGGATCCTCATGTGAAGGATATGAACATGTTTCATATTCTTCAGAGATGATATATCTACAACATCTGAGTGATTCTTTCCATCCTAGTGGTGTAGAGTTCGAGCGCAGGTCATCAAAAGTGTAAAGACAGAAATTCGTCTGGAGCTGTACCAGCGCCAGTTCCAAAGAGACGAACATGGAATACCTATTACAAATAACATGGCTGCTGGCCTACCGATGTATATTCTGGTGTTCATCAAATCTTAAAGTCTGTGTTTCTTTTACTGTTTCTGCAAGTGAAGATTAAGACCTCTTGTTACTATATCTGAAACCAAAGATATCCAGAAGGGGCCATCCTAATCCCAAACATGACGGGTTTAAGTCCCTGCCGTCCCACCATAGTTTTAGTTTGCAAGCAGAATGCAAATTCATGCACGTAAACAGATGCACACGTGTGAGAACCAAGAACAGAAATAGCCAAAGGAGAATTTTATGAGGTTATCCTACATTTTCACACTAGCCAAACTAGTTTTTGCTaggttcaccaaaaaaaaaaaaaaaaaactagtttttgCTAGTTACATTCATGTGACAGTGCCACACCATATCTTGTAAACTGAAAATACGTCTTTACAATAACAATGTGCATAAAATTCGGAAGATAACGGCTAAAATCCCTAGACAACAGAGATATGGAAAATCAAGATATTTAAAATCTGGCTTTGTAGGCTCTTAGGTATGAAGCATCTCCTGTGTTTACCAGACTACGGGTCACAATCGAAGTCAATCCCCACTCACTCGACAAAACGAAGGTGTTAGAGGAAATTACAACAAGCTTCTTATATCTATAGAGAACTAATCTACTTCCTTACACATGTCATACTAAACTCGAGTAACACTCCACTTTGCTTGATGAGCCATGTAGAAGAGGCATATCTTCAATCCAATCAGCATAGATGCGACTCAATTTCTCAAGTTCGTTCCACTCTAAGTTGCACTGCGTACTCTGACCATGTTTATAAGCAGTCGCAACCCCCATCCTACGATTTGACACATTGTTGCCCCTCGTATAAGTCATTAAACTGTTAGCCTGCACACTTCCACATTCTGGTGTAGTATAGCCACAAAGCTTCCTTAGTTCTGCAAAATTAACAACAATGCATCTCAAAATTTGTTCTTTTAAAATCATTGCACATCCGTCAATAGTGAGCAATTATTGAATCATGATCGGTTCTACAGGGTCATCAACTCCTCTCATTTATCATTGGAGATGGCTACAGATGAATTTGTGCCACACTTTGAAATGCCAggtaaaactaaataaaaaaaggtggtGGTTAAATTGTATGAACGACTAATGCACAACTTTTATAAAAGCATATGAAAAAGTGCCCCACTTTAATTACAAGCCAAGACAACCAGACACAGAAAGAAACAATCTCAGTATAAACCTATATACCCAATCTTCAGCAAGACGAAAAAGAAAGTCTGATGCCACTACGAAGTCATACACATCGAATA encodes:
- the LOC137749159 gene encoding uncharacterized protein, which translates into the protein MEATSLHPSNYPFYNLGFVNTHRTLYMTRLNPGQAKTPSPVLLHTDETGPFSEFKKGYGSSTALRNTAPRKSFPGLPNTVGIIGGLSVDSSVKFMRKLVNWSSRDGESCPPFVLCFDHVSNKELLSFEKSSFPSVSSKNEAPEFDPTPIVENLLSKRIFLEKSGACCIVMPCHISHSWHDEISKGCSVPFLHIGECVVKELKEAKLKPLEAGSRLRIGVLASHATLTSGFYQEKLRSEVIPFSCFCF